A genomic stretch from Candidatus Krumholzibacteriota bacterium includes:
- a CDS encoding rhomboid family intramembrane serine protease, whose protein sequence is MANVYFFYYFPVGLDINTRKAPVITVFLVLTSVITFLFYRYLPFQYSWKLVSLIFYPTNPSLATSLTHVFMHAGYIHLIGNIVYLYVFGKVIEDRFGPGKFFLIFSLSAASGVWFHTILTGILSPQYLGYGILGASGATSGLLGAFIARFYFSRIRVAYWIFMPLQGINRAGRRFVPGWMAIAFWVLFQSVNSIMQFGVEGVQVAYSVHIGGFVCGYLIAAALGARKSAAAESLLTKARRHFERSEWFAAQGEYFNYLDKCPCDFAVHAEAARAFLCTMEKGQARYHYTEAITGYLGSSERGLAEEVFTEAMRSIPGFTLQEPVHLDLAFGLERSLKYNTSVAAYRNFIERYSLSPEIPFILLRMAGIHERRFNRYAEAYSCYRRLVKEHPGDSWADYAVSEIERLSGMGVLSTPLAD, encoded by the coding sequence GTGGCAAATGTGTATTTTTTCTACTATTTTCCGGTCGGACTTGATATCAACACCCGCAAGGCTCCGGTCATAACCGTCTTTCTCGTCCTGACTTCAGTAATCACTTTTCTTTTTTACAGATATCTTCCCTTCCAGTACTCATGGAAACTGGTATCGCTGATATTCTACCCGACAAATCCCTCCCTTGCCACATCGCTGACCCACGTTTTCATGCATGCCGGGTACATCCATCTTATTGGAAACATCGTTTACCTCTATGTATTCGGTAAGGTCATAGAGGACAGGTTCGGTCCCGGGAAGTTTTTCCTGATATTTTCCCTTTCGGCGGCGTCTGGAGTATGGTTTCACACGATACTGACGGGAATCTTGTCCCCTCAGTATCTCGGCTACGGCATACTGGGGGCATCAGGGGCGACTTCCGGCCTTCTCGGCGCCTTCATCGCGAGATTCTATTTCAGCAGGATCCGGGTGGCTTACTGGATATTCATGCCGCTTCAGGGGATCAACAGGGCTGGAAGAAGATTCGTTCCCGGGTGGATGGCGATAGCCTTCTGGGTGCTGTTTCAGAGCGTCAATTCGATAATGCAGTTTGGCGTGGAAGGAGTACAGGTCGCCTACAGCGTGCATATCGGCGGATTTGTCTGCGGATATCTGATCGCCGCAGCTCTTGGAGCGAGAAAAAGCGCGGCGGCTGAATCGTTGCTGACAAAGGCGCGGAGACATTTCGAAAGATCCGAGTGGTTTGCGGCGCAGGGGGAATATTTCAATTATCTTGATAAATGTCCTTGTGATTTCGCTGTTCACGCTGAAGCTGCCAGGGCTTTTCTCTGCACGATGGAGAAAGGACAGGCGAGATATCACTATACAGAAGCGATAACGGGGTATTTGGGCTCTTCTGAGAGAGGACTGGCAGAGGAGGTCTTTACCGAGGCCATGCGCTCTATTCCCGGTTTTACGCTTCAGGAACCGGTACATCTCGATCTTGCGTTCGGCCTGGAGAGATCCCTGAAATACAATACATCGGTGGCCGCGTACAGGAATTTTATCGAAAGATATTCCCTTTCGCCGGAGATACCCTTTATACTGCTCAGAATGGCCGGAATACACGAAAGAAGGTTCAACAGGTATGCGGAGGCGTATTCCTGCTACAGGAGGCTGGTAAAGGAACACCCAGGCGACAGCTGGGCCGATTATGCTGTTTCCGAGATCGAAAGGTTGAGCGGCATGGGTGTGTTGTCGACGCCACTTGCCGACTGA
- the radC gene encoding DNA repair protein RadC, with protein sequence MRKKSGLSLETLRSKGYFRGFDRIGDSELIALVLGPVAFGSSCSIAQELVDRYGSLEEVGSAGLEELMDIRGIGRAGAIRIKASFEIGKRSIVSSRKKELRKVRGPEDVAWLMIPEMKGLDREHFKALLLDTRNGILKIVTVAIGSLNAALVHPREIFKAAVLASAAGIIIVHNHPTGNPEPSREDKELTKRFNQCGDLMGIDLVDHIIVGDDSFVSLRERGLFDI encoded by the coding sequence GTGAGAAAGAAATCAGGTTTATCGCTGGAGACCCTCAGATCCAAAGGGTATTTCCGCGGTTTCGACAGGATCGGAGACAGCGAGCTTATCGCTCTTGTGCTCGGTCCGGTAGCTTTCGGTTCAAGCTGTTCGATCGCCCAGGAGCTGGTGGACAGGTACGGCAGCCTTGAAGAGGTGGGCAGCGCCGGGCTGGAAGAACTGATGGATATAAGAGGGATCGGAAGAGCCGGTGCAATAAGGATCAAGGCTTCGTTTGAAATAGGGAAACGCAGCATCGTATCGAGCCGGAAAAAAGAGCTGAGAAAAGTCCGGGGACCGGAGGATGTCGCCTGGCTGATGATTCCGGAGATGAAAGGCCTCGACCGCGAGCATTTCAAGGCTCTGCTGCTTGATACGAGAAACGGGATACTGAAGATAGTGACGGTCGCGATAGGCTCTCTGAACGCGGCGCTTGTGCATCCGAGAGAGATATTCAAGGCGGCGGTCCTGGCCAGCGCGGCGGGAATAATAATCGTACACAACCACCCGACCGGTAACCCCGAACCGAGCCGGGAAGACAAGGAACTGACGAAACGTTTCAACCAGTGCGGCGACCTGATGGGTATTGACCTGGTCGATCATATAATAGTCGGTGATGACAGCTTTGTAAGTTTAAGGGAACGGGGATTGTTCGATATCTGA
- a CDS encoding rod shape-determining protein — MTLLSRIANYFSNDIAIDLGTANTLVYLKGSGIVLNEPSVVAVDQKSKKVYAVGIEAKAMLGKTPDHIVAIRPMKDGVIADFEITEVLLREFIRKSQKKKFFIRPRIVISVPSGITEVERRAVIDSAQNAGAREVYLVAEPIAAAIGVGLPVDKPSGNMVIDIGGGTTEIAVIALNGIVTDISIRVGGDKMDEVIVQHIKKAYNLLIGDQTAEHVKMVIGSATNLGQEEEMEIKGRDLVSGIPKTLRISSVEIREALAEPMSQIVAALKTALEQTPPELAADIVDRGIVMTGGGSLLGGIDVLLKEETNLPINIVEDPLTCVVLGTGKILGNLHTYERIIMKSSRL; from the coding sequence ATGACTTTGTTAAGTCGCATTGCCAATTATTTTTCAAATGATATAGCTATAGATCTCGGGACCGCCAATACTCTTGTATATCTCAAGGGAAGCGGGATCGTACTCAATGAACCGTCTGTCGTGGCAGTCGACCAGAAAAGTAAAAAGGTTTATGCCGTCGGTATCGAGGCCAAGGCGATGCTTGGAAAGACTCCCGATCATATCGTGGCAATCAGGCCGATGAAAGATGGCGTGATCGCCGATTTCGAGATTACAGAAGTACTCCTGAGGGAATTCATCAGAAAGTCGCAGAAGAAGAAATTCTTTATACGCCCAAGGATCGTCATCAGCGTTCCATCGGGTATCACTGAAGTCGAGCGCAGGGCGGTCATCGATTCAGCGCAGAACGCGGGGGCAAGAGAGGTATATCTTGTCGCCGAGCCTATTGCGGCAGCGATCGGCGTGGGACTTCCCGTCGATAAACCGTCCGGTAATATGGTGATAGATATCGGCGGCGGGACGACTGAGATAGCAGTGATCGCGCTCAACGGTATAGTGACTGATATCTCGATCCGTGTCGGCGGAGACAAGATGGACGAGGTCATCGTCCAGCATATCAAAAAAGCTTATAACCTCCTGATCGGAGACCAGACTGCCGAACATGTCAAGATGGTCATAGGTTCGGCTACCAATCTGGGACAGGAAGAAGAGATGGAGATAAAGGGACGCGATCTTGTCTCCGGTATTCCAAAGACTCTCAGAATATCAAGCGTCGAGATCAGGGAAGCGCTTGCCGAACCGATGAGCCAGATAGTCGCAGCTCTCAAGACAGCCCTGGAGCAGACTCCACCGGAACTGGCAGCCGATATCGTTGATAGAGGTATCGTAATGACCGGCGGTGGTTCTCTTCTCGGGGGCATCGACGTGCTTCTGAAGGAAGAGACCAATCTGCCTATTAATATCGTGGAGGACCCGCTCACTTGCGTCGTTCTGGGTACCGGTAAGATACTTGGCAATCTTCACACTTACGAGCGGATAATCATGAAGAGCAGCCGGTTGTAA
- the mreC gene encoding rod shape-determining protein MreC → MQIISFLFDKHLEKSVLAAAVALSIFMLTRGETDQINSARAISSVLLYPVERVEDYFSDIDRLREENLELRKIAASLAHERERFIQFRDERNRLREMLGFREDSFFRFLPCEVIARSSNLFHHSLTVDKGSEDGVAAGMTVVGYKGLAGKVVQVFPASSRVLLINNKAISVSCIDKRSRTVGILNWERGDLFRLDYIGSEEDVLKGDTLLTSGLGLVMPKGFPVGTVFQVAEEKAGLSRKVSVVSMTDLNTLEELFIVTGGRNWDSGEILEQLENIINAEKNKE, encoded by the coding sequence ATGCAGATCATTTCTTTCCTCTTTGATAAGCATCTGGAAAAGTCGGTCCTGGCCGCTGCTGTCGCGTTGTCGATCTTCATGCTGACTCGCGGCGAGACAGACCAGATCAACTCGGCAAGAGCGATAAGTTCGGTGCTCCTTTATCCAGTAGAGAGGGTGGAGGATTATTTCTCTGATATCGACAGGTTGAGAGAGGAAAACCTCGAACTGAGAAAGATTGCCGCTTCACTCGCTCATGAACGCGAGAGGTTTATCCAGTTCAGGGATGAGAGAAACAGGCTTCGAGAGATGCTCGGGTTTCGGGAGGATTCTTTTTTCAGATTTCTTCCATGCGAAGTGATCGCGCGCAGCTCCAATCTTTTTCATCATTCCTTGACGGTGGACAAGGGAAGCGAAGACGGGGTCGCGGCGGGGATGACCGTCGTCGGTTACAAGGGACTGGCGGGAAAAGTCGTACAGGTTTTTCCCGCCTCTTCAAGGGTACTCCTTATCAATAACAAGGCGATCTCGGTCAGCTGCATAGACAAGAGGAGCAGGACCGTCGGAATCCTGAACTGGGAAAGAGGTGACCTTTTCAGACTTGACTATATCGGGAGTGAAGAGGATGTGCTAAAGGGAGACACCCTTCTCACGAGTGGTCTCGGCCTGGTCATGCCGAAAGGATTTCCCGTGGGGACGGTATTCCAGGTCGCCGAGGAAAAGGCGGGCCTCTCGAGAAAAGTCAGCGTGGTCAGCATGACTGATCTCAACACTCTTGAAGAATTGTTCATAGTCACGGGAGGGCGGAACTGGGACAGCGGAGAGATCCTTGAGCAACTGGAGAATATAATCAATGCCGAAAAGAACAAGGAGTGA
- the mreD gene encoding rod shape-determining protein MreD yields the protein MNIIRMVLAAAIVFILQVTVAHTVSLGEASPDFVLILLIVMVMDRRPVLAVIIGFLLGFLQDLGNASYLGMNALVKSLTGYIIARYASDLLPDNSLFKGLLIFLSALAGDVILLNITLSFDALSVFVTFFRYSILSALYTAVAGIIVIKAIDILPGRTVRSGGGF from the coding sequence TTGAATATAATCCGAATGGTGCTCGCGGCCGCCATCGTCTTCATCCTTCAGGTGACTGTCGCCCACACCGTCTCCCTCGGGGAGGCTTCTCCCGATTTCGTCCTTATCCTCCTGATTGTCATGGTAATGGATCGCAGGCCGGTATTGGCGGTGATCATCGGGTTTCTACTCGGGTTTCTCCAGGACCTGGGAAACGCTTCATATCTGGGGATGAACGCGCTGGTAAAATCACTCACCGGATATATCATCGCCAGGTACGCCTCCGACCTGCTTCCCGATAATTCACTCTTCAAGGGGCTTCTGATATTCCTCTCCGCGCTGGCAGGGGACGTCATCCTTCTGAATATAACCCTGTCGTTCGACGCGCTCAGCGTATTTGTGACTTTTTTCCGGTATTCTATCCTTTCGGCTCTTTATACTGCCGTGGCAGGGATAATAGTGATCAAAGCAATCGATATTCTGCCCGGGAGGACGGTGCGATCAGGTGGCGGATTTTGA
- the mrdA gene encoding penicillin-binding protein 2, with protein MADFDRQSEFYFNHRKRILLILVIGVTSILLSRLFYLQVIRKDYYSKLAISNRIQRERIVAPRGVIKSSDGSKLVVNVPVYQISVVPGKLAGKEERLRLACDWLDIDEEKMFLNLVEWTERYPDGREMTVVQAAQKSQISILMENRAFFPFFKLVMKHRRQYPEGDLASHLLGYVGEVTDEELKGEERFSVGDITGRTGIEFMYEEYLRGEDGVRIVEISAEGIRVGEYDMIEEDEVFEGFVQSRPPVPGCDLILTIDLDLQKAIEEAFDWDKGCVMAMDPETGAVLAAVSRPGYDPNIFMGGISADDWNELFADPDKPLFNRIVQATYPPASTFKLISAYAGLNFERVSRTERFEPCYGGYQFGNRYFRCWKPEGHGSSALFDAIVNSCDVYFYQLGERTEADEFAYAGRLFGLGRKTGIDLPSEARGTLPDHSYFDRRFGKRKWTKGHLLNLSIGQGEVLATPVQLCQMVAMIANNGERIQPHVVDRVVDSEGATVFGNDRSSITIPQIDQKILDFIQNAMEDVVTGESGTGRACAISGIRIAGKTGTAQNSGNDHALFVAYAPVENPEIAIAIVMENAGHGGAVAAPMARKIFSAYFNPHISSRGDARQDDVRPASGKPDGEGRRMARTDTDRLDRAGR; from the coding sequence GTGGCGGATTTTGACAGGCAGAGCGAGTTCTATTTCAACCACAGAAAAAGGATCCTGCTGATCCTGGTGATCGGTGTGACATCGATCCTGCTTTCAAGGCTTTTCTACCTCCAAGTGATCCGCAAGGATTATTACAGCAAGCTCGCGATATCCAACCGCATTCAACGTGAACGGATCGTCGCGCCGCGAGGAGTGATAAAATCTTCCGATGGATCGAAGCTTGTAGTGAATGTCCCCGTCTATCAGATCAGTGTCGTTCCGGGAAAGCTCGCGGGGAAAGAGGAAAGGCTCCGCCTTGCCTGCGACTGGCTCGATATCGATGAGGAAAAGATGTTTCTTAACCTGGTAGAATGGACAGAACGCTACCCGGACGGAAGGGAGATGACTGTCGTCCAGGCAGCCCAGAAATCACAGATATCGATACTAATGGAAAACAGGGCTTTCTTTCCCTTTTTCAAACTGGTGATGAAGCACCGAAGGCAGTACCCGGAAGGTGATCTGGCCTCGCATCTGCTCGGCTACGTCGGAGAAGTGACTGACGAGGAACTGAAGGGGGAAGAGAGATTTTCGGTCGGAGATATAACAGGCAGGACAGGAATAGAATTCATGTACGAAGAATATCTCAGGGGAGAGGATGGAGTCAGAATAGTCGAGATCAGCGCAGAAGGGATACGTGTCGGAGAATATGACATGATCGAAGAAGACGAGGTGTTCGAGGGATTCGTTCAGTCCAGGCCGCCGGTCCCGGGCTGTGATCTTATCCTGACGATAGACCTCGATCTGCAGAAGGCGATAGAGGAGGCCTTCGACTGGGATAAAGGGTGTGTCATGGCGATGGATCCCGAGACGGGCGCGGTGCTTGCCGCCGTCAGTCGTCCGGGATACGATCCGAATATCTTTATGGGCGGAATAAGCGCTGATGACTGGAACGAGCTGTTTGCAGACCCTGATAAACCACTGTTTAACAGGATAGTTCAGGCGACTTATCCTCCCGCCTCGACTTTTAAACTGATCTCCGCGTACGCCGGGCTTAATTTCGAAAGGGTATCAAGGACCGAGAGATTCGAACCGTGTTATGGAGGATACCAGTTCGGGAACAGGTATTTCCGATGCTGGAAACCGGAGGGGCATGGTTCGTCGGCCCTTTTTGACGCGATCGTCAATTCATGCGATGTCTATTTTTACCAGCTCGGTGAAAGGACGGAAGCTGATGAATTCGCTTACGCGGGAAGGCTTTTCGGCCTTGGAAGAAAGACGGGGATCGATCTGCCCAGCGAAGCAAGAGGGACTCTTCCCGACCATTCATATTTCGACCGTAGGTTTGGAAAACGCAAGTGGACAAAGGGCCACCTTCTCAACCTTTCGATCGGCCAGGGAGAAGTCCTCGCGACTCCGGTCCAGCTCTGTCAGATGGTGGCAATGATCGCCAATAATGGAGAAAGGATCCAACCGCATGTCGTAGACAGGGTGGTCGACTCCGAGGGAGCGACAGTCTTCGGCAACGACAGATCGTCCATCACGATTCCGCAGATCGATCAGAAGATCCTGGATTTTATTCAGAACGCGATGGAAGATGTCGTTACCGGCGAGAGTGGAACCGGAAGAGCCTGCGCGATCTCGGGGATCAGGATAGCGGGAAAGACTGGGACTGCTCAGAATTCGGGCAATGACCATGCTCTTTTCGTGGCATATGCTCCCGTGGAGAATCCAGAGATTGCGATCGCGATCGTGATGGAAAACGCCGGACACGGAGGGGCTGTGGCTGCTCCGATGGCCCGGAAAATATTTTCAGCCTACTTCAATCCCCATATTTCGTCGAGGGGCGATGCCAGGCAGGATGACGTTCGTCCGGCGTCCGGGAAGCCGGATGGAGAAGGGCGAAGAATGGCAAGGACAGACACAGACAGGCTGGACAGAGCGGGAAGGTGA
- the rodA gene encoding rod shape-determining protein RodA, whose product MVERIFRNIEWMIVIPVIILITIGLFNLYSVGHIPVELRETFGSGGSGYFHRQLIWSAAGLAVMIAAFRIPFRYFEGTAIIFYFVALILLIVVLLLEPLKGSSRWINMGGFRFQPSEVMKVAVVFIMARFLAEKRHDPNRLRFLLLSMIIVGVPFLFILKQPDLGTALVFPAILLSVLYWRGLNEGLIILFITPAISAFLTIYSQSALAAGDYPFPLLVFFLVILVIAYTRRKHLFQSIMLVVINLSVMLAVPDLIGSLKPYQQRRILAFLRPESDILGMGWQVYQSKVAVGSGGFAGKGFLKGTQKLFAFLPERHSDFAFSVLSEERGFIGSLIVLILFSIIIARGFTLATKVKNRFASIALIGISSYFAFHVIINIGMTIGLAPVTGLPLPFISYGGSSMMVSCFFIGVLLNFGSKFYEY is encoded by the coding sequence TTGGTCGAGAGGATCTTTCGAAACATCGAGTGGATGATAGTCATACCGGTCATTATCCTCATAACGATAGGGCTTTTCAACCTCTATTCCGTTGGCCATATCCCTGTCGAGCTGAGGGAGACCTTCGGTTCGGGAGGAAGCGGATATTTTCACCGGCAGCTCATATGGAGCGCCGCGGGACTGGCAGTGATGATCGCCGCGTTCAGGATCCCCTTCAGGTATTTCGAAGGCACGGCCATCATCTTTTATTTCGTAGCTTTGATCCTTCTTATAGTCGTACTTCTGCTCGAGCCGCTCAAAGGATCGAGTAGATGGATAAACATGGGCGGATTCCGGTTTCAACCTTCCGAGGTGATGAAAGTAGCGGTTGTATTTATCATGGCGAGGTTCCTCGCTGAAAAAAGGCACGATCCGAACAGGCTTCGTTTTCTTCTTCTGTCGATGATCATAGTCGGCGTCCCTTTTCTCTTCATTCTCAAGCAGCCTGATCTCGGGACTGCCCTGGTATTTCCGGCCATACTACTTTCGGTCCTTTACTGGCGCGGATTGAATGAAGGATTGATCATTCTCTTCATAACCCCCGCTATCAGCGCCTTTCTGACGATATACAGCCAGAGCGCGCTGGCCGCCGGCGACTATCCTTTTCCGCTTCTCGTATTCTTCCTGGTGATCCTTGTCATCGCATATACCAGAAGGAAGCACCTTTTTCAGAGTATAATGCTTGTTGTGATAAATCTTTCCGTCATGCTGGCCGTTCCGGACCTTATCGGATCCCTGAAACCTTATCAGCAGAGAAGGATACTGGCGTTTTTACGGCCTGAATCGGATATACTTGGCATGGGGTGGCAGGTCTACCAGTCGAAGGTAGCGGTAGGATCGGGAGGTTTCGCCGGAAAAGGATTTCTTAAGGGGACCCAGAAACTTTTTGCTTTCCTGCCGGAACGCCACAGTGATTTTGCCTTCTCGGTACTCTCTGAGGAAAGAGGATTCATTGGCAGTCTGATAGTCCTTATTCTTTTCAGTATAATCATAGCCAGGGGTTTCACGCTGGCCACAAAAGTCAAAAACCGGTTCGCCTCCATCGCGCTGATCGGGATATCATCGTATTTCGCCTTTCACGTGATAATAAACATCGGTATGACGATCGGTCTCGCTCCCGTGACAGGGTTGCCGCTTCCTTTTATAAGTTACGGGGGAAGCTCCATGATGGTCAGTTGTTTTTTTATAGGCGTGCTGCTGAATTTCGGTTCCAAGTTCTATGAATATTAG
- a CDS encoding TldD/PmbA family protein, whose amino-acid sequence MENKIEMILDIASSGGYQCEVYGEVMNELQVEIYRGELESIDRSRDEGVGIRLFKEGRAGFTSTNDLSPDGIRAAVEEAKDNARCSMPVEEDILAPALPFIDKVSCGPYSFDKDQTGIKIDGVREMEKAALEFDNSIDNTEGAGYSEVHGEIFVASTKGFQRREQRGFCSCSLSAVAMKGSEVRSGWFHDQSTDIEGLDFISTGKEAARRASILLDARKIPSKRYPAIMDAAAFTDIVYLLQQGLSAEMVLKGTTVFAGKKGIKAAPSIFTLVDDPCMEGACYNASFDDEGVPREKYTLIESGVIMGFLHNTWTSSKMGIMPTGNAVRGSYKEQPVPGPANLYLLPGEKSLDKMIAEIDEGVYILNIMGMHTADPISGDFSVGINGLFIKNGKTLFAVNEMTVSGNIIDLLAGVMEIGSELTFVGQYGAPPVIIEGLSISGI is encoded by the coding sequence TTGGAAAACAAGATCGAAATGATCCTCGATATCGCTTCTTCCGGAGGGTATCAATGTGAAGTATACGGAGAAGTAATGAACGAGCTCCAGGTAGAAATCTACAGGGGAGAACTCGAATCGATCGACAGGTCGAGGGACGAGGGGGTAGGGATACGATTGTTTAAAGAAGGAAGAGCCGGTTTCACGTCGACAAACGATCTCAGTCCGGACGGGATCAGAGCTGCCGTCGAAGAAGCAAAGGACAACGCCAGGTGTTCGATGCCTGTCGAGGAAGATATTCTTGCTCCGGCCCTGCCGTTCATCGATAAAGTTTCCTGTGGCCCATATTCCTTTGACAAGGATCAGACCGGGATAAAAATCGATGGAGTCCGTGAAATGGAGAAGGCGGCTCTGGAGTTCGACAACTCGATTGATAATACCGAGGGAGCGGGTTACTCGGAAGTACATGGCGAGATCTTTGTCGCCAGCACGAAAGGTTTTCAGCGAAGAGAGCAAAGGGGGTTCTGTTCCTGCTCTCTCTCTGCCGTAGCGATGAAAGGCAGCGAAGTCCGGTCAGGCTGGTTTCACGACCAGTCAACCGATATAGAGGGACTTGATTTTATCTCTACGGGAAAGGAGGCGGCAAGAAGGGCTTCAATACTTCTTGACGCGAGGAAAATACCTTCAAAACGATACCCGGCGATTATGGACGCGGCAGCTTTTACAGATATCGTCTATCTTCTTCAACAGGGATTATCCGCGGAGATGGTTCTGAAGGGTACTACGGTATTCGCGGGGAAAAAGGGGATCAAGGCAGCACCATCGATATTTACGCTGGTAGATGACCCGTGCATGGAGGGCGCCTGTTATAATGCTTCGTTCGACGATGAAGGAGTCCCCAGGGAAAAATATACCCTGATTGAGTCAGGCGTCATCATGGGATTCCTGCACAATACGTGGACTTCAAGCAAGATGGGTATCATGCCGACGGGGAACGCCGTCAGGGGTTCTTACAAGGAGCAGCCTGTCCCTGGTCCGGCTAACCTCTATCTTCTTCCGGGAGAGAAGAGCCTGGACAAGATGATAGCGGAGATAGATGAAGGAGTGTATATTCTCAACATCATGGGAATGCATACTGCTGATCCCATATCGGGCGATTTTTCAGTTGGAATCAACGGTCTGTTCATTAAAAACGGAAAGACACTGTTCGCGGTGAACGAGATGACGGTCAGTGGTAATATTATCGACCTGCTTGCCGGAGTGATGGAGATAGGGTCCGAACTTACATTTGTTGGCCAATACGGAGCTCCCCCGGTGATCATTGAAGGGTTGAGTATCAGCGGGATATGA
- the lgt gene encoding prolipoprotein diacylglyceryl transferase encodes MHPILIELGRFKIYSYGFMLAMSFFVGILLASRRARKQGLDPDIIYDLSIILILGAVIGSRGLYILTHLDHFHGIIDVIALWQGGATYYGGLILAVAGAIVFLRVKKISFLKIADICSLSIASGVFLTRIGCFLSGCCFGSPTECSMGMVYPPDSPAGYTYPGIHIHPTQLYSSFYGLLIFVALLLLEKKKWFDGYTFGFMMILYGTARFIVDYFRFYEESAIVWRGFVDNQLISIVLVISGIVLLVVRGWQVRTGGQR; translated from the coding sequence ATGCATCCGATTCTTATCGAGCTTGGAAGGTTCAAGATATATTCATATGGATTCATGCTGGCGATGAGTTTCTTTGTCGGTATTCTGCTCGCCTCCAGAAGAGCTCGGAAACAGGGGCTTGATCCCGATATCATTTATGATCTAAGCATAATACTTATTCTCGGAGCAGTCATCGGTTCGCGCGGCCTGTATATTCTGACCCACCTGGACCATTTTCACGGGATAATCGATGTCATTGCCCTCTGGCAGGGTGGGGCCACTTATTACGGTGGATTGATCCTTGCCGTGGCGGGAGCCATCGTATTTCTCAGGGTCAAAAAGATATCATTTCTCAAAATCGCCGATATCTGCTCTCTTTCGATAGCTTCCGGTGTCTTTCTGACAAGGATAGGCTGTTTTCTCAGTGGATGTTGTTTTGGAAGCCCGACAGAATGCTCCATGGGTATGGTGTATCCACCCGATTCTCCCGCCGGTTATACCTATCCCGGTATACATATCCATCCCACTCAACTCTATTCATCTTTCTACGGGCTCCTTATATTCGTAGCCCTTCTTCTTCTCGAGAAGAAAAAATGGTTCGACGGCTATACATTCGGATTCATGATGATCCTCTACGGCACTGCCCGGTTTATCGTGGATTATTTCCGGTTCTATGAAGAATCCGCTATCGTCTGGAGAGGATTCGTGGACAATCAGCTTATCAGCATAGTGCTTGTCATCAGCGGTATTGTCCTTCTTGTAGTAAGAGGCTGGCAGGTAAGGACCGGCGGGCAGAGATAG
- a CDS encoding ComF family protein, translated as MVGRYSSVPSVFPENWSVESPAFFHEDLDIDCRGRFPASLLCHECWLRLIPSAGISFPARWGGVPAVTPFMTNDTLLKVIRFLKFDRGKSAVVPLAWWIASAIARFGSCISASPPVIVPVPLHADRRSERGFNQAELLAAEVARILGTVEKNDLLYRKKKTRPQSKLDAGARILNVSGAFVATNEAFISGRDIILIDDLVTTGETVKECIKALQKVSLSPIMVAAAGRSATDDDPPVAGEKSSPRPV; from the coding sequence ATGGTAGGCCGCTACAGCTCTGTCCCGTCAGTATTCCCGGAAAATTGGTCGGTGGAATCGCCGGCCTTTTTCCATGAGGATCTTGATATCGATTGCCGGGGCCGGTTTCCGGCATCTCTCCTTTGCCACGAATGCTGGCTGAGACTGATCCCATCTGCCGGAATATCCTTTCCCGCCCGCTGGGGAGGGGTCCCGGCCGTGACTCCTTTCATGACCAATGACACTCTGCTGAAGGTCATCAGATTCCTTAAATTCGATAGAGGCAAGTCGGCGGTTGTACCGCTGGCGTGGTGGATCGCATCGGCGATCGCGAGGTTCGGCAGCTGTATATCCGCCTCCCCGCCGGTTATCGTTCCGGTGCCTCTCCACGCGGACCGGAGATCCGAGAGAGGTTTCAACCAGGCGGAGCTGCTCGCAGCGGAAGTGGCGCGGATACTCGGGACCGTCGAGAAAAACGATCTTCTCTATCGGAAAAAGAAGACCAGGCCGCAGTCGAAACTTGACGCGGGCGCGAGGATCCTCAATGTAAGCGGCGCTTTCGTCGCCACGAACGAAGCTTTCATTTCCGGCAGGGATATTATTCTGATAGATGACCTCGTTACGACGGGAGAAACGGTGAAGGAATGCATAAAGGCTTTACAGAAAGTGTCATTATCTCCGATAATGGTCGCGGCAGCGGGAAGAAGCGCCACGGATGATGACCCTCCGGTGGCCGGGGAAAAGAGCTCCCCGCGGCCCGTTTGA